ACCAAAACCACCAATTTATCATTGgttcttttttaaaatgaaaaaaatatatagaaaacaCCATTAAACTTGgcatgaatttattttaatctATCAACTATTGACAACCTTAAAAACACCTCTCTACTTGattaaatgaatttaaaacACCCCTTTTACGTTCACTAGGGAGGTGCTTCACGTTATGCCTCCTTAGTTCATTTTGAGCCCACGCTTGCATTCCTGAAATGAAGTTATGTAGCTTGTCTTCTTCGGACATATTTTGTATGTCCAGCATCAAAGAAGAGAATTCTTTGATATAATCCCTTATAGACCCCATCTGCCTTAATCTCTTCAACCCATCTCTAGCAATCCACGACACATTGCTAGGAAGGAATTGGTCCCTCAtttctttcttgagtttggTCTAAGAATCGATCATAGGCCTGCTAGCACTTGCATCGTCCGCATCTCTAGTCCGCAACCACAGTTTCGCATCACCCATCAGGTATATCATGGTGATGTTCAACTTGTCCTACTCAGAGATACGATCAGTAGTGAAGTACTGCTCCTTTGTCGATCTTGAACCTGTGAAGGCCTTAGATTGGGAAATTCTAACCTTGGAGTGTTCTACGGCATGACCTGCACTCGGACTAGCAGTCATCGCCCTCCGTAGAATCGTCACTTCCAAGTTTAAGATTTCGCTAGCCTTTTTCAGATCCTCGATCTGAACCAAGGCTCCATTTCAGAACTCATCATATTCCGCCATCTTTATAGATATGATTTCACGAAACCGAGCAAGTTCTGTGTTTAACACATGAACACGACTCACCATAGACGTCGTCTCATCGTCTTTCTCAGCCATTTCCATGAATTTTTCCAGGGCAGCAACTCTGTCTTTCGTATTACCTCCGTCAGCCATCGTGCTATGAAGCGTAATCGTGTCACTCTGATACCAGTTGTAACAGGGGTgatttttggttaattttttcCACCTCAAAACACCCTCGCTCGGCAGTCAGCGTCGCACAATGACTTCAGCCTACCAACGCGTTTGACACTTAGTTTGAATTTGTgacaaacacacacaaaaaataaataagacacGCAGTGTTACAGGCAACTTGCCCAACCTTTATTAATCTCTCGCTCAGATTATACAAAGGAATCTCGTGTCTTAGGAAAGGCTCACAACTCTTGGTACTTGCCTTAGCCAAGCTATATgcctatatatatacaaactgCCAGGGAGTTTACAGCACTAAGGGGGAGGGACGTGCATGGTCATGTGCCAGCACTTATAAGGGATCATGGGGAAACATGATAGGAAACGTGCCCTGAAATTTTGGAGCTCATGGGCGAAGTCTTCAGAAAACTCCCAACTGTCGCATGTGCCCCGCACACTGCTCAACCGTCGCATGTGCCGCACACGTGCCTCGCTCGTGTGCCTTGCACCTGCCTGGTTCCTTTACCTTGGCCGATTTTCCCTTCACAGCTTTGCCCCAACACTTAGCGAAATTGCCCATGCCATCACCTTGCCAATGCCTTGCCCACACTGCCTTGCCAGCACCATGCAAATGTCTTGCCCGCACTGTCTTGCCAGCACCATTGCAGTGCTTTCCATGTCCCTCTGCCTTGGCCTCAACACACCTATGCCAATACGCATGTTTGCTGATGCCAACCCCTTGCCTGCACGCATGCCTGCCCGGTGCCATGCGCTTATCTCGCGCATGCCCGCCAGATGCCATGCTCCTGTCCATTTGGTGTCAAGCGCCTATCTCACGCATGTCTGTGCCTGATGCCATCCTCCTATCTCGCGCATTCTTACTTGGTGCCATGTGCCTAACTCACGCATTCTCTTGCCTAATGCCATGTGATTGTCTCGCGCATACCTGGTTGGTGCCATGCGCCTATCTCGCGCATGCCCTTGGCTGATGCCATGCGCTAATTTCGCGCATGCCTGCATCTGATGCCCTGCGCCTATCTCGCATCACTGACATCCGTCAAGCAGCTTGCCATCACCCAAGCGCCTTGACTTGGCTGCACACCATGCCATTGGCATGCAACTCTGCACATTGCTTGTCTCACCCGCATAGGCCCATGTCAAGGGGTAATGTACAAGTCCTTGGCACTGCCTTTACCTCCATGCGCCCAAGTCCAAACTTGAGGGTCTAACAGTGAGCTAAGGCTAACAAAGGTGGCAGACTTCTATTCTATACGTGTCTCCAACTATTTATATTTAGATATAAAATTTGGCATTTATTATTTgtgtgaatatatataattagatagaaatattgtatacacgtgaatatatttattaaacATACGGATACAATGTATTCACTACTTTATGCATGAGGATTAGAGGTATTTCGATATTGAGATATTGTATATGCACATATACATTTATTATATTCACGAATAATATATCTTAATATTAATATGTGTGCGGATACCATGTATTACACTTGCGCGCGGATACAAACTGTTGGTACATTTTGTAAAATCACAAACTATTCCTATACGTTTCGTAATTACGAACTACAACTATATACaaaattttctctattttttttttcaattgtcCCCCTAAAATAGGTATGTTTTAAATTAGTAGTCAAAAATAACGTCTGtcgattattatttttttgtcctctaaatgataaatagTTATTAtcatgtaatttttaaattacaCATCTGAAACTCCAGAATATATTTTAAGATACAAACCATTTGTCTATGgaacttttttcttttgaaaatccaaAATATAGTTTGATTATACATTGAATAGAATTTTTGAAGATGAGTTTGAAAACTTTGCATatccaaatataatttatttttaattatttatttttcaacttataTTCAAATGCTAATTTCTCAATTTATTCTCAAATGCTATATATTTTTCAGTATCACATTTAATACATCCAAAATTCCAAATTGACAtttcttgctttattaaatgtAAATATTGACTGTTCTTATCTTATTAAAAGGCAAATTAAAGTGGATTTCAATGTCACTCCATATAAGGATAATATTAGattaatatattaattactaACTCCATTATTGTTTTACTATTAAAATAAACAGCACATGCTGTTTTGTACTTCTAAAACCAAAAAGAACTTCATAAAAGTAGAAAACTAATCAAACATCACAAAACCCTAATCCCAGAAATTCAGAATTTCTATTCTTTATGCACCCTTTTTGTCTGCCACTTTCAAATGAGAAGAATAAGTATGAAAAAGACATTGTTGTAATAGCACATGGATGATATGGAGGTCTAATTTATTTACACATaaacaaaatcaaatcaaataaaattatatgcTTTATCGATATAGAAATAGCTATAAAAAGACAACTCGATGCACAAAAAATCTTGCATTAAGTAGGGTCAAGAAAAGCTGGGTCGCAATCCAAAAAATATAACGTAAACAGTCTACCTTAATAAAGCACAAGCAATTGCTGCTCTGATTCGAATTCCTAATCTATAGGTCACAAAAGGCGATTTTACCATTATTGCTCTAAATTCCCATCTTTATCAATAACATTGTCTATGCCaaatatatcattttaaaaGTGTTGAAAAGAATgtagtaaaaataattaaaccaTTTTAGGtgatatgtttttctttttaatacttaaaatatgatattttattggAAATTATTTAGTCTTAATATATCATACCCTTTATAACATGACTTGTTGAGACCTTCCTTGAAAAAGATACGTAGAACTCTTATGTGTTAGTATAAGtattctttatttctcaagTATAAAATACTATtgcctctttttcttttttaataatcaatattattttgtaataaGATATTGACTTTAATTAAAATAGCAATCCATTCTAAAATTTTCTTGTCACCTGGCTCTCATGGAATGGGAGTAGCAAAAGGcaatgaaatttttattttatatattgaaaAATTCATGTTATTAACAAATTAGAAAGGAGGAAAATCCCATATCATGAGATAAGAATTTCTTCCATCATGATATAAGTACGCaattattattgcattacctcaAAATCTCACTAAATGAACGTgttcaaaaagatgataattTTATTCGATGTGTTATTTAAGAAGAATTTTGAACGCCGTATGAACTAAATAAATCAATGAGAAGCCTTAATATGaattaaaaaatgaaagattttgaaaattatttaataaaacatAGTTCGATACAattaaaataaggaaaaaggctcaaatatgtcatcgaacttTTAGAAAAGGCTTATTTATACCATCCATTAAAAGTTTGGCTTATCTATGTCATTTCCGTTTGAGAAAAAGGTTCATCCATGCAATTATTTGTTAACTGAAAACAAttctattttgcaaaatcaTTTTTACACGTGGTCAATTATGATTCAGTCACGTCATTCAttaaagtattatttttttaaaggaaaaaggctcaaatatgtcattgaactttgagaaaagactcatctATGTCATCAGTTAAAAGTTTAGCTCATTTATGCCATTCTAATTAACAAATAATGACATGGATGAACTTTATCacacaaaaataacataaataaatattttttcaaagttcgatgacatatttgaatCTTTATCCTTAAAATAAAGTACACCAATAGAAAAAGATATTCAATGCGCAACAACTGCTGATAACTTGAGggttccaaaaaaaaaagtctaTGCTATAGATACACAATAAAATTGCAAAAAAGAAACCAATCTATTAATTCACACTCGATATTAGGACCAAATAattacatgcatatcatatattTAAATCTAgggtctttttattttttaatttaactatGATAAATTGTATTAATGTGTTTACACCTTTGTGCTGACATTATGAGAATCATATGACAGATCCATACAAGGAAATATGGCAAGAATAGTATTATAATTAAAACTAGAATTTTtcaaactaaaatatttataatactaaaaatttaatgatgCATATAGATATGCAAAAGGGAGAATATTAAGCCTGTCAAGACCCCATCTTTATGCTATACAACCACTAAAACTTGATATTATTCAAACAAAAAGGTGGGATCACCCCACCGGCCAATCCAACTAAAACCCAAAATTGTGGCctattttttcaaaatgattgcctttcaatatatataattgaatatttttggtataataGATTGacattattcatatcatatatgtTCATGTACATTACATCCCAACTAAAAacaatacttaaaatatataaaataaaattgaaagatCGTCGAATCAACCACGATCACTATTTGTGGTCAATTTTCATACGTTCTTAGCTTACTTTTCTCCCAAATGAATGCCGGATGATATAATAATCGATCTTCCTATCGaaatgctttcttagtcgacaaGCATTTTTTTTACTAGTAAGATACTAGTAAGGATGTAGTTTGTGACTTTTATTAGACCGATATTTAACATATAGGAGCTCTTCTAGGAACGCCTTTCCTTTTGTGCAAATTCTTCTTTGGTTTCAAAGTTGAAATGAACCATGTTTGAATTACCTCCGATGACTCATTCAAAGAGATACAAGATTCGTTTTCATTTGAGTGATCGAATTTCGTAATTTGATTGGAGATGTAGTTCTTCTGACGTTCTTTGCAAATATTTGCATCTATAGATACCTAAAATGAATTTTCATGAAAATGAATTTCATTAATAAGCAAATAAAAttgacaaatataaaataaaacattaaaaatatatgGTAAAGTAAAGAAAATTTACTTTGCAAGCAATGGAGCAAAATCGATTTGGCAAATCTTGAAGGTGTCTCCCACAAGATTCACACATTACACTTCCCTTTAACTTTGAAGTTTTGTTATCTTTAGATTGAGGACGTGGATTTAAATGTATAGCTTTTTCACCATTAATTTTATAAGTCTgcaaaatcaataattttaatatagttAGATAATAACCAAAACAATAAAATTACTAAGAAACTTCATCACTAAATTAATTGTCGAAAacaaaattttataataatttattgctaaataaaattagtgacgaattttgatattttgctacaaaatttatatattgcaaattcttatttttcaatAGTGATATAACAATGTAATTGCTTgaaaaaaacatataatttCAACAAACGAAATAACTGAAATGATTATCAACATTCATATGCCATTTAGATTAATTCCTTTCCCATTTAGATTAATTCCTTTCCGATGGGTGAATAAGCATATATAATTATTGTGTAAAATTTAGTAATAATTAATCGGTACATTATTTTGTTCCCTTTTTattgaataaataatatttataggTTATGTGACAatgaattcatatttttttcatgtgtaAAGGACAAAATGCAATCATTCACACtactattaaaatttatttcttcGTTATAGTAGACAATATCcaataaaagataatttttgcACAATATCtacattataatttttaaattattaagtCCAACATAACTAATGTGTGAACCAAGGACCTCCTAACAATATATCAAACATAAAACattattcttttgatatttaagttatatatactaGTTGAGTGACCCGTATATGTTTTATTATATAACTTGTGAAAGATTCTTTCaagttaataaaatattatccaTTTATTATAATACAATTCCTAGgttcttattttgaaaaatcttaTAAATAGATAACAAACTTTAAGTAGTAtaatacaaaattaaaaatatcaaacaaaatttAACGGTTAtttaactaaaaatataaaagtttgaaaagaaaattcaaatacATTTCTAATGTCATGactatataagaaaataatattttttttctaaatattaATTGTCCCTTTGTAATTATATAAGTAGTAACTTTCTAGTGGTAGTAAGTAGACTCTTAGTGCAGAATTAAAATGAGTTGTAATTGAGATATTGAACAAAACTTGATAAAATGGAAAAACCTAATCCATTACTAAGTTACTATAcaagaaaattataaattttatatattaaaaagacTTGAAAAAGATATTTAActctatataatatattttttaattaacatataattttttttgtatattttagaTTTTAGCTAGGGCTGTTTTGTGAGCAAATTAGATTAAGATTAAGTTTCTGTCTCCCtttaattaatacatatacCTATTgctatttttgaatatttgttaTATTTCCTATTAACTTTATGCTTTGCatctaaaaaaaaagttaaaatagtGAATTGTGAAAAAAAATAGCAATTCTATTTAAAATGTTTATAATATCTTATTAAGATTTGGACTTTCACCACAGAACAATATCGGTTAATTTTGAATATGTGATAGTAAGTTAATTaccatttattatttataataagaaTTTAGATGTAATTATTCgataacttttttaaaaactatTAGTGAACTTTTAATATGTGATAGTAAGTTAAATACCAATTTAAACCACCAATCAAAATCTATCACAGAAATTTACCATTTACCATAATTATTAACAAGACTTGATGATTCTACGAAAAATTTTAAACTA
This sequence is a window from Solanum dulcamara chromosome 10, daSolDulc1.2, whole genome shotgun sequence. Protein-coding genes within it:
- the LOC129870683 gene encoding protein RGF1 INDUCIBLE TRANSCRIPTION FACTOR 1, whose product is MLIGGKIRVMNRADWIKNLLNIKFFESCGYHRELRRNEKNMFCIDCNLCFCKHCVSSSSHCFHEWLQICKYVYHDVVRLHEIQKHINCSEIQTYKINGEKAIHLNPRPQSKDNKTSKLKGSVMCESCGRHLQDLPNRFCSIACKVSIDANICKERQKNYISNQITKFDHSNENESCISLNESSEVIQTWFISTLKPKKNLHKRKGVPRRAPIC